The following coding sequences are from one Zalophus californianus isolate mZalCal1 chromosome 5, mZalCal1.pri.v2, whole genome shotgun sequence window:
- the LOC113928403 gene encoding olfactory receptor 11L1-like, which produces MDVTNQTTVTEFIFLGFSGVLYLRLTLFVIFLTVYLLSLMGNTLIIFIVLMDITLQTPMYIFLGNLSFLEIWYTTATVPKLLATCLSQVVTISVSGCITQYYFFFSMGATECILLAVMAYDRYLAICSPLRYSLLMSLQVCLWFSAGSWIGGFIAPLLPTILISHLNFCGPQKINHFFCDSDPIFKLSCSDTFLVETLGYTCSSVVILSSFLLTMSSYGHIVVTIIRLSSREARKKTFSTCASHLTVVSIYYGTIIFAYVRPPAKYNFTIGKVISVFYCVVTPLVNPLLYTLRNKDVKKAFRKALAQKRLLLV; this is translated from the coding sequence ATGGATGTAACAAACCAAACAACAGTGACAgagttcatttttcttgggttttcTGGTGTTCTCTATCTGCGGCTCACCTTGTTTGTGATATTTCTCACTGTGTATCTGCTCTCCCTCATGGGAAATACCCTCATCATCTTCATTGTTCTCATGGATATCACACTCCAAACACCCATGTACATTTTCTTAGGAAATTTGTCATTCCTGGAGATCTGGTACACCACAGCCACGGTGCCTAAATTGCTGGCCACCTGCCTCTCACAGGTTGTTACCATCTCTGTTTCTGGGTGTATAACCCAGTActacttctttttctccatgGGAGCTACAGAGTGCATCCTGCTGGCAGTGATGGCCTATGACCGGTACCTGGCCATCTGCAGCCCTTTAAGGTATTCACTTCTCATGAGTCTTCAGGTGTGCCTGTGGTTTTCAGCTGGATCTTGGATTGGGGGCTTCATTGCTCCTCTCCTACCGACCATACTCATCTCCCATCTAAACTTTTGTGGTCCCCAGAAGATCAACCATTTCTTTTGTGACTCAGACCCCATTTTTAAACTCTCCTGCTCAGATACATTTTTGGTGGAGACTTTGGGCTATACATGTAGCTCTGTCGTGATTCTAAGTTCTTTCCTTCTCACTATGTCTTCCTATGGACACATTGTGGTCACGATAATCAGGCTGTCTTCCCGGGAGGCTCGGAAGAAAACTTTCTCCACCTGTGCCTCCCACCTCACTGTGGTCTCTATCTATTATGGCACCATTATCTTTGCTTATGTTCGCCCTCCAGCCAAGTACAACTTCACTATTGGTAAAGTCATCTCAGTGTTCTACTGTGTGGTTACCCCTTTGGTAAACCCTCTCCTATACACCCTGAGAAACAAAGATGTGAAGAAAGCTTTCAGAAAAGCTCTAGCACAAAAGAGATTGCTCTTGGTCTGA